Proteins found in one Sphingomonas sp. SORGH_AS_0879 genomic segment:
- a CDS encoding tryptophan halogenase family protein: protein MTGAGPIRDVLVVGGGLTAWCAAAALKRRAPFLDVTLLATPPARDALADRIACTLPSLPGFQADLGIGVDDGVTRTGAGYRLGTRFIGWAEGLPDYVHAYGPYGHAIGPAAFHLHWVRAARDGVARPFDSYSPAARIAREGRFVPPAPGSIFGAHDFGLTLDLTRHMAMIRAFALHIGVREMAGTVAEVRVDARGHIAALTTEQDRTLSADLFLDASGPAATLRSAIDDDRQDWSEWLPCDRVLLGTRVSGEGAPVLTDVTAHAAGWCWSSGEQVGLAYASQHLSDADAAAMLSRDGAVVDAPIAIRAGTRLQPWRGNCIAVGDAATQVEPLEWCNLHLALSAIDRLIAMLPDRAMAPVEAADFNRQTLAEADRVRDFLAAHYRTARRPEPMWQAVARAEPPACLAHTLSQFAERGRLPFYEEETFARDGWAAMLLGQGFLPRRVDPLVHGVPPHEVQAVMTRLSDAIAAALPQSPAHAEWRAGQMRRLAR from the coding sequence ATGACCGGCGCGGGACCCATCCGGGACGTGCTGGTCGTCGGTGGCGGCCTCACCGCGTGGTGCGCCGCCGCCGCGCTGAAGCGTCGGGCGCCGTTTCTCGACGTGACCCTGCTGGCGACACCGCCTGCGAGGGACGCGCTGGCGGATCGGATCGCCTGTACCCTGCCCTCCCTACCGGGGTTTCAGGCCGATTTGGGCATCGGTGTGGATGACGGCGTCACGCGGACGGGAGCGGGCTATCGGCTGGGCACGCGTTTCATCGGATGGGCGGAGGGGCTGCCCGATTATGTCCATGCCTATGGCCCCTATGGCCATGCCATCGGTCCGGCGGCGTTCCATCTCCATTGGGTTCGCGCGGCGCGTGACGGCGTGGCGCGCCCCTTCGACAGCTATTCCCCCGCCGCCCGGATCGCACGCGAAGGGCGTTTCGTACCGCCCGCGCCGGGGAGCATCTTCGGCGCGCATGATTTCGGCCTGACCCTCGATCTGACCCGCCACATGGCGATGATACGCGCCTTTGCCCTGCATATCGGGGTGCGGGAGATGGCGGGCACGGTTGCCGAGGTTCGTGTGGACGCGCGGGGGCATATCGCCGCCCTCACGACGGAACAGGATCGGACGCTGAGCGCAGACCTGTTCCTCGATGCCAGCGGTCCGGCGGCGACGCTGCGCAGCGCGATCGATGACGATCGACAGGACTGGAGCGAATGGCTCCCCTGCGACCGCGTCCTGCTCGGCACGCGGGTTTCGGGCGAAGGCGCGCCGGTCCTGACCGACGTGACCGCCCATGCGGCAGGCTGGTGCTGGTCGAGCGGCGAGCAGGTCGGGCTGGCCTATGCGAGCCAGCATCTCTCCGATGCCGACGCCGCCGCGATGCTGTCGCGCGACGGGGCGGTGGTCGATGCGCCCATCGCCATCCGCGCGGGCACGCGCCTCCAGCCCTGGCGGGGCAATTGCATCGCGGTCGGCGACGCCGCCACGCAGGTCGAGCCACTGGAATGGTGCAACCTGCATCTGGCGCTGAGCGCGATCGACCGGCTGATCGCGATGCTGCCCGACCGCGCCATGGCCCCGGTCGAGGCCGCCGACTTCAACCGCCAGACGCTGGCCGAGGCGGACCGGGTCCGCGACTTCCTGGCCGCGCACTACCGCACCGCCCGCCGTCCCGAGCCGATGTGGCAGGCGGTCGCCCGCGCCGAACCGCCCGCCTGCCTCGCCCACACCCTGTCCCAATTCGCCGAGCGCGGTCGCCTGCCCTTTTACGAGGAGGAGACCTTCGCCCGCGATGGCTGGGCCGCGATGCTGCTGGGTCAAGGGTTCCTGCCGCGCCGGGTCGATCCGCTGGTGCATGGCGTTCCTCCGCACGAGGTGCAGGCGGTCATGACCCGCCTGTCCGACGCCATCGCCGCCGCCCTTCCCCAGAGTCCCGCCCATGCCGAATGGCGCGCGGGCCAGATGAGACGCCTCGCCCGATGA
- a CDS encoding glycoside hydrolase family 9 protein, with product MKRIVLPLLALAGIGASDAPGPHLNQIGFRPDTAKRAIIAASGSTPLSWQLLDEAGRVVAEGRTTYFGPDAASGDKVHRIDFASYTKAGIYRLRVDGRVSHPFAIDAGVYRPLARASLNFFYQQRAGVPIDARFAGGSQWTRAAGHVKEVVTCFKGPDLAGTNWPGCPYTLDVTGGWYDAGDQGKYVVNGGIALWMLQNLYEADAGSPPFPDGSAALPEAGNGIDDLLDETRWEMRFLLAMQVPDGQKLALPVGRQGRGPYTLTDIDAGGMAHHKIADRNWTKLPTAPADDREERLLYPPSTAATLNLAATAAQCARIWRGVDNDFAKRCLVAAGKAYQAALHNPAVYAAQAFNGSGGYGDNDLTDELYWATAELYATTGMPELAEALHRNPLHSAALTAEPSWGGTAALGTITLATATGVPPSERAAARAKLIALADRFLEEEIRSGYHIPYASTAYQWGSNSGLLGRAVILALAARFTGERRYRDAEVDAMDYVLGRNPLDQSYVSGFGWKPMRNPHHRFWAHQFDAKTPGPPPGVLSGGANSTSFPEPASAPMKGHCVGQRCWIDDARAYAHNEVAINWNAPLVWVASDLAMPPRP from the coding sequence ATGAAGAGGATCGTTCTTCCCCTGCTCGCGCTTGCCGGGATCGGTGCGAGCGATGCGCCGGGTCCGCATCTCAACCAGATCGGCTTCCGCCCCGACACCGCCAAGCGCGCGATCATCGCGGCCAGCGGTTCGACCCCGCTTTCCTGGCAGTTGCTGGACGAGGCGGGCCGCGTCGTCGCGGAAGGGCGCACCACCTATTTCGGCCCGGATGCGGCCTCGGGGGACAAGGTCCACCGGATCGATTTCGCGAGCTATACCAAAGCCGGCATCTATCGCCTGCGGGTCGATGGTCGGGTCAGCCACCCCTTTGCAATTGACGCGGGCGTCTATCGGCCGCTCGCCCGCGCATCGCTGAACTTCTTCTACCAGCAGCGCGCCGGGGTTCCGATCGACGCGCGTTTCGCGGGAGGCTCGCAATGGACGCGCGCCGCGGGGCATGTGAAGGAGGTCGTGACCTGCTTCAAGGGTCCCGACCTTGCCGGCACCAACTGGCCAGGGTGCCCCTATACGCTCGACGTCACCGGCGGCTGGTATGATGCGGGCGACCAGGGCAAATATGTCGTCAATGGGGGCATCGCCCTGTGGATGCTGCAAAATCTCTATGAGGCCGATGCGGGCTCGCCCCCCTTCCCCGATGGCAGCGCGGCCCTGCCCGAGGCGGGGAACGGGATAGACGACCTGCTGGACGAGACGCGGTGGGAGATGCGTTTCCTGCTGGCGATGCAGGTTCCCGACGGGCAGAAACTGGCGCTGCCGGTCGGGCGGCAGGGGCGCGGACCTTACACGCTGACCGATATCGATGCCGGGGGCATGGCGCATCACAAGATCGCCGACCGCAACTGGACCAAGCTGCCCACCGCGCCCGCCGACGACCGCGAAGAACGGCTGCTCTATCCGCCCAGCACGGCGGCGACGTTGAACCTCGCCGCCACCGCCGCGCAATGCGCGCGCATCTGGCGCGGCGTGGACAATGACTTCGCCAAACGCTGCCTGGTCGCGGCGGGCAAGGCCTATCAGGCGGCGCTGCACAATCCGGCCGTCTATGCCGCGCAGGCCTTCAATGGCAGCGGCGGCTATGGCGACAACGACCTGACCGACGAGCTTTATTGGGCGACCGCCGAACTCTACGCGACCACCGGCATGCCCGAACTGGCCGAGGCGCTACACCGCAACCCGCTTCACAGCGCCGCCCTGACGGCGGAGCCGAGCTGGGGCGGGACCGCCGCACTGGGCACGATCACCCTCGCCACCGCGACCGGCGTGCCGCCATCCGAGCGGGCGGCGGCGCGCGCCAAGCTGATCGCGCTGGCCGACCGGTTCCTGGAGGAGGAGATCCGGTCGGGCTATCATATTCCCTATGCCTCGACCGCCTATCAATGGGGGTCGAACAGCGGGTTGCTGGGACGGGCCGTGATCCTGGCCTTGGCGGCCCGCTTCACCGGCGAGCGGCGCTACCGCGACGCGGAAGTCGATGCGATGGACTATGTGCTGGGCCGCAACCCGCTCGACCAAAGCTATGTCAGCGGCTTCGGGTGGAAGCCGATGCGGAACCCGCATCACCGCTTCTGGGCGCATCAGTTCGATGCGAAGACGCCCGGCCCGCCCCCCGGCGTGCTGAGCGGCGGCGCCAACAGCACCAGCTTTCCCGAACCCGCCTCCGCGCCGATGAAGGGACATTGCGTGGGCCAGCGCTGCTGGATCGATGACGCGCGCGCCTATGCCCATAACGAGGTCGCGATCAACTGGAACGCGCCGCTGGTCTGGGTCGCGAGCGATCTGGCGATGCCGCCCAGACCATGA
- a CDS encoding tryptophan halogenase family protein, translating into MTQERVRVVIVGGGTAGWMAGAALARLLSGQCTVRLIESEAIGVVGVGEATLPHIRAFNERLGIPEAEFMARTRATFKLGIEFRDWGRIGDSYIHPFGTFGRGGGAIDFHHYWTRLAREGHELPPLDALSYACTLAREARFDHPVRDAGTLPSTFGYAYQFDALLFAPYLRGLAEEAGAMRTEGMVIDVERDGETGLVRAVVLADGERVEGDLFIDCSGFRSLLLGQTLEEPFEDWSKWLPTDRAVAMPCRTETAVTPYTSAIAMPAGWRWRIPLQHRTGNGYVYASDFIADADAARALEEAVEGEKLAEPRLLRFKAGRRRRSWVGNCVAIGLASGFLEPLESTSIYLVQQAITALIELFPDKRASASDRDEFNRIIDLEYDRIRDFLILHYHATTRDDSPFWNYVRTMEIPDSLGEKLDLWRRRARVVKYREGVFLDASWIAVYLGQGIVPEGWDPRADVAGTPELLRAVGDLRSEIASEVATRPDHRGFLERYCPMVDAA; encoded by the coding sequence GTGACGCAGGAACGGGTGCGGGTCGTCATCGTGGGCGGCGGCACGGCCGGTTGGATGGCGGGCGCCGCTCTGGCGCGTCTCCTTTCGGGACAGTGCACCGTCCGACTGATCGAGTCGGAGGCGATCGGCGTCGTGGGGGTCGGCGAGGCCACCCTGCCCCATATTCGCGCCTTCAACGAACGGCTTGGCATTCCCGAGGCCGAGTTCATGGCGCGCACCCGGGCGACCTTCAAGCTGGGAATCGAGTTTCGCGACTGGGGCCGGATCGGGGACAGCTATATCCATCCGTTCGGGACGTTCGGGCGGGGCGGCGGCGCGATCGACTTCCATCATTATTGGACGCGGCTGGCACGCGAGGGGCATGAGCTGCCGCCGCTGGACGCGCTATCCTATGCCTGCACCCTCGCACGCGAAGCGCGGTTCGATCATCCGGTTCGCGATGCGGGAACGCTACCGTCGACCTTCGGCTATGCCTATCAATTCGATGCGCTGCTCTTCGCCCCCTATCTGCGCGGGCTGGCCGAGGAAGCGGGCGCGATGCGGACCGAGGGGATGGTCATCGATGTCGAGCGGGACGGCGAAACCGGCCTGGTCCGTGCGGTCGTCCTGGCGGATGGCGAGCGGGTCGAGGGCGACCTGTTCATCGACTGCTCGGGCTTTCGCTCGCTGCTGCTCGGCCAGACGCTGGAAGAGCCGTTCGAGGACTGGTCGAAATGGCTGCCGACCGACCGGGCCGTGGCGATGCCGTGCCGGACCGAGACCGCCGTCACCCCCTATACCAGCGCGATCGCGATGCCCGCCGGATGGCGCTGGCGCATCCCGCTCCAGCATCGGACCGGCAATGGCTATGTCTATGCCAGCGACTTCATCGCCGATGCCGACGCCGCCCGTGCGCTGGAGGAGGCGGTCGAGGGCGAGAAGCTGGCCGAGCCGCGCCTGCTGCGCTTCAAGGCGGGGCGGCGGCGGCGGAGCTGGGTCGGCAATTGCGTCGCGATCGGGCTGGCCAGCGGATTCCTCGAACCGCTCGAATCGACCAGCATCTATCTGGTGCAGCAGGCGATCACCGCGCTGATCGAGCTGTTCCCGGACAAGCGGGCCAGCGCCTCCGACCGCGACGAGTTCAACCGGATCATCGATCTGGAATATGACCGCATCCGCGACTTCCTGATCCTCCATTATCACGCGACGACGCGCGACGATTCCCCCTTCTGGAATTACGTCCGGACGATGGAGATACCCGACAGCCTCGGCGAAAAGCTGGACCTGTGGCGCAGGCGGGCGCGGGTCGTGAAATATCGCGAGGGCGTCTTCCTGGATGCGAGCTGGATCGCGGTCTATCTCGGCCAGGGCATCGTGCCGGAGGGATGGGACCCGCGCGCCGATGTCGCGGGCACGCCCGAACTGCTGCGGGCGGTCGGCGATCTGCGGTCCGAAATCGCCAGCGAAGTCGCCACGCGCCCCGATCATCGCGGCTTTCTGGAACGCTATTGCCCGATGGTCGACGCGGCATGA
- a CDS encoding glycoside hydrolase family 43 protein, giving the protein MTEFELTRRALVAGGAALAAVPALGRATAPGMERVTNPLIRQRADAQIALQADGLYTFMASVPEYDRVVLRRAKTIGGLATAPETVLWRRPASGRMAGHIWAPEIHQIDGRWYVYVAAGDGGDVFHIRTYVLQCDGPDPVTGKWSLLGQLETPWDTFTLDSTTFVHRGTRYLAWAQKEPGIDTNSNLYLAPLATPTTLAAWPARLTVPTLPWEVQGFKVAEGPAPLIRNGRIFMTYSASATDARYCMGMLTARDDADLMDPAAWTKSPEPVFRTDAARRIYGPGHNSFTVDRAGKDVLVYHARDYEAITGDPLYDPNRDTRVQRFGYRADGTPDFGRPVANGPVLI; this is encoded by the coding sequence ATGACCGAGTTCGAATTGACCCGCCGCGCACTGGTGGCGGGCGGCGCGGCGCTGGCCGCCGTTCCGGCCCTGGGTCGGGCGACGGCCCCTGGCATGGAGCGGGTGACGAACCCGCTGATCCGGCAGCGTGCCGATGCGCAGATCGCGCTTCAGGCGGACGGCCTCTATACATTCATGGCCTCGGTTCCCGAATATGACCGGGTGGTGCTGCGGCGGGCCAAGACCATCGGCGGCCTGGCGACCGCGCCGGAGACGGTGCTGTGGCGGCGGCCCGCATCGGGCAGGATGGCGGGGCATATCTGGGCCCCCGAAATCCATCAGATCGATGGCCGCTGGTATGTCTATGTCGCGGCGGGGGATGGCGGCGACGTCTTCCACATCCGCACCTATGTCCTGCAATGCGACGGCCCCGATCCGGTGACGGGGAAATGGTCTTTGCTCGGGCAGTTGGAAACGCCGTGGGACACGTTCACGCTCGATTCCACGACCTTCGTCCATCGCGGCACCCGCTATCTGGCCTGGGCGCAGAAGGAGCCGGGGATCGACACCAACTCCAACCTGTATCTGGCACCGCTGGCCACTCCGACCACGCTGGCGGCGTGGCCCGCGCGGCTGACCGTGCCGACGCTGCCATGGGAGGTACAGGGGTTCAAGGTCGCGGAGGGGCCCGCACCGCTGATCCGCAACGGCCGCATCTTCATGACCTATTCGGCCAGCGCGACCGATGCGCGCTATTGCATGGGGATGCTGACCGCGCGCGACGACGCCGATCTGATGGATCCCGCCGCCTGGACCAAATCGCCCGAGCCGGTCTTCCGTACCGATGCCGCGCGGCGCATCTATGGCCCCGGCCATAACAGCTTCACCGTCGATCGGGCGGGCAAGGACGTGCTGGTCTATCATGCCCGGGATTACGAGGCGATCACCGGCGATCCGCTCTACGACCCCAATCGCGACACGCGGGTCCAGCGATTCGGCTATCGCGCCGACGGCACCCCCGATTTCGGACGACCGGTCGCGAACGGTCCCGTCTTGATCTGA
- a CDS encoding GH1 family beta-glucosidase: MDRRNFMKSGMAMGGAALATGGGTLAATRAAAATASDLSFPKDFLWGCATASYQIEGAVKEDGRGLTNWDVFSHTPGRIANDDNGDVACDSYHRYNEDIALLKNLGVKAYRMSIAWSRIFPEGRGKFNQKGLDYYSRVIDALLAAGIQPNVTMFHWDLPQALPGGWQNRDTAKAFADYAGFMAGKLSDRVHRFMTVNELRCFTDLGHMVGIHAPGLKLPQGQVNQVRHHGCLAHGLGVQAIRANAKAGTEVGIADNASIFVPVIETPEHIEATKKAMREENAMFLTAVMEGKYTDAYLKSAGADAPKVQAGDMAAIASPLDFVALNIYTPTFVKANPEDPRGYTPLPHLPNSPRMASPWLYVGPEAAYWGVRAVSEMWNPKAIYISENGTSADDKLNDKGLVDDGDRIMYLRNYLGQFRRAAAEGYPLKGYFLWSLMDNFEWADGYGLRFGLHHVDYATQKRTPKLSAQWYKELIRRNALV, encoded by the coding sequence ATGGATCGTCGTAATTTCATGAAGTCCGGCATGGCGATGGGCGGTGCCGCGCTCGCCACCGGCGGCGGCACGCTGGCCGCCACCCGCGCGGCCGCCGCGACCGCATCGGACCTGAGCTTTCCCAAGGACTTCCTGTGGGGTTGCGCCACCGCCTCCTACCAGATCGAGGGCGCGGTGAAGGAGGACGGGCGCGGCCTGACCAACTGGGACGTGTTCTCGCACACGCCGGGCAGAATCGCGAACGACGACAATGGCGACGTCGCCTGCGACAGCTATCACCGGTATAACGAGGACATCGCGCTGCTGAAGAATCTCGGCGTGAAGGCCTATCGCATGTCGATCGCCTGGTCGCGCATCTTCCCCGAGGGTCGCGGCAAGTTCAACCAGAAGGGCCTCGACTATTATAGCCGCGTGATCGACGCGCTGCTGGCGGCGGGCATCCAGCCCAACGTCACCATGTTCCACTGGGACCTGCCGCAGGCGCTGCCCGGCGGCTGGCAGAATCGCGACACGGCCAAGGCGTTTGCCGACTATGCGGGCTTCATGGCGGGCAAGCTGTCCGACCGCGTCCACCGCTTCATGACGGTCAACGAACTGCGCTGCTTCACCGATCTCGGCCACATGGTTGGCATCCATGCGCCGGGCCTGAAGCTGCCCCAGGGCCAGGTGAACCAGGTCCGCCACCATGGCTGTCTGGCGCACGGCCTGGGCGTCCAGGCGATCCGCGCCAATGCCAAGGCGGGCACGGAGGTCGGCATTGCCGACAATGCCAGCATCTTCGTCCCCGTCATCGAGACGCCGGAGCATATCGAGGCGACCAAGAAGGCGATGCGCGAAGAGAACGCGATGTTCCTGACCGCCGTGATGGAGGGCAAATATACCGACGCCTATCTGAAGAGCGCCGGGGCCGATGCGCCCAAGGTGCAGGCGGGCGACATGGCCGCGATCGCCAGCCCGCTCGATTTCGTGGCGCTGAACATCTACACGCCGACCTTCGTCAAGGCGAACCCGGAGGATCCGCGCGGCTATACCCCGTTGCCGCATCTGCCCAACTCGCCGCGCATGGCCTCGCCCTGGCTCTATGTCGGTCCCGAGGCCGCCTATTGGGGCGTGCGCGCGGTCAGCGAGATGTGGAACCCGAAAGCGATCTACATCTCGGAGAACGGCACCTCCGCCGACGACAAGCTGAACGACAAGGGCCTGGTCGATGACGGCGACCGGATCATGTATCTGCGTAACTATCTGGGCCAGTTCCGCCGTGCGGCGGCCGAAGGCTATCCGCTCAAGGGCTATTTCCTCTGGAGCCTGATGGACAATTTCGAATGGGCCGACGGCTATGGCCTGCGCTTCGGCCTGCACCATGTCGACTATGCCACGCAGAAGCGGACGCCCAAGCTGAGCGCGCAATGGTATAAGGAACTGATCCGCCGCAACGCGCTGGTCTGA
- a CDS encoding TonB-dependent receptor: MKHHVLLLSVAPWALLAAPAMAQTAAPGQKAQTADPNAPIEAQTQVGIQQDVQEVPDRSPVQASTTGLDEQAVDPRDIVVTGYRASLGSAQAIKRNSDAILDAIVAQDIGKLPDNTAAESLARVTGIQVSRYSDEVNQVLVRGLPDVTTTFNGRDIFTAEGRRVALQDFPAGALAGLEVYKSGTADLLEPGLAGLINVRSRRPFDFEKGFTIAGGIRGTYNDQSKKFDPLGNLLISQRADTAIGEIGWLLNASYTQAQYRNAVRWGEGNTNSPTAGTTVLPTSVGRNFQIPTAVGVYNDSGKRWRPAVNASVQWRPAHNLELYYDFLYQGYRGEIANDWFRVPLLDNNPTLSDVVLRPGQPLQVQSLTKTGGYRPEAYRSTAKGYTNTYQAAGGAKWDVGRAHLSTDLAYTNSEYGSDEWSFDTAFSRAPVANVNFFVDNGVSFDLPGFDNTNPANYIWRGYYEATYRVQGKGWQWRTDVDLETDLSLFPRLQMGVRWTDRDASLKRGNRYAYTEPLAIPLADVPAGQLGLTQNAFRGNQGFTSWLMPSRDGIAGNAPQLRQYAFDALQRLVAGNPADQGYRDALNRFASPTVQLDPLAAFYATEQTYAFYGQAKYEFNIGSVRFDGMLGTRVVNTVGEYSGISTVLFDGVRRSEVRTTRANYVDILPNVSLRIRPDDKLQIRFGFTKTRTKPEFGQLNPALNIEQNTQAVIPNQPLDPRFPAGLNTRPNAYGSGGNPDLRPLTSSNYDATVEYYFSPTASLTAAVFYRDLDGFISNYVNRTIDPFYGLIEINRPENAGKGRIKGVEVGGQTFFDFLPGLWSGFGVQANVTYLEGKQRYPANLFAATGGTTEPPFVPITGLSKWTYNVALFYEKGDVSTRLSFNNRDAFLNGNFINGDGFYNGEGTTRIQRLDFGFNYNLTKEITIAFDAANLLAKPFNNYRSYGNGLSYPRDVRDEGRYYGLGVRFRF, encoded by the coding sequence ATGAAGCATCACGTCCTGCTGCTGTCGGTTGCGCCATGGGCGCTGTTGGCCGCACCCGCCATGGCGCAGACCGCCGCGCCCGGCCAGAAGGCGCAGACCGCCGATCCCAACGCACCGATCGAAGCGCAGACACAGGTCGGAATCCAGCAGGATGTTCAAGAGGTTCCGGATCGCAGCCCGGTCCAGGCCTCGACCACGGGACTGGACGAGCAAGCGGTCGACCCGCGCGACATCGTCGTCACCGGCTACCGCGCCAGCCTTGGCTCGGCGCAGGCGATCAAGCGCAATTCCGACGCGATCCTGGACGCGATCGTCGCCCAGGATATCGGCAAGTTGCCCGACAATACGGCGGCGGAATCGCTGGCGCGGGTCACCGGCATTCAGGTCAGCCGCTATAGCGATGAAGTGAACCAGGTGCTGGTCCGTGGCCTGCCCGACGTGACGACGACCTTCAACGGGCGCGACATCTTCACCGCCGAGGGGCGCCGCGTCGCGCTCCAGGATTTCCCGGCGGGCGCGCTGGCGGGCCTGGAGGTCTACAAGTCCGGGACCGCCGACCTGCTGGAGCCGGGCCTGGCGGGCCTCATCAACGTGCGGTCGCGTCGCCCCTTCGACTTCGAGAAGGGCTTCACCATCGCGGGCGGCATTCGCGGCACCTATAACGACCAGTCGAAGAAGTTCGACCCGCTGGGCAACCTGCTGATCAGCCAGCGCGCCGACACCGCGATCGGCGAGATCGGCTGGCTCCTCAACGCCTCCTATACCCAGGCGCAGTATCGCAATGCGGTGCGCTGGGGCGAGGGTAACACCAACTCGCCGACGGCGGGGACGACGGTGCTGCCGACTTCGGTCGGTCGCAATTTCCAGATCCCGACCGCGGTCGGCGTCTATAACGACAGCGGCAAGCGCTGGCGCCCGGCGGTCAACGCCAGCGTCCAATGGCGCCCGGCGCACAATCTCGAGCTTTACTACGACTTCCTCTACCAGGGTTATCGCGGGGAGATCGCGAACGACTGGTTCCGCGTTCCGCTGCTCGACAACAACCCGACGCTGAGCGACGTCGTGCTTCGTCCCGGCCAGCCGCTTCAGGTCCAGAGCCTGACCAAGACCGGCGGCTATCGCCCCGAGGCGTATCGCAGCACCGCCAAGGGCTATACCAACACCTATCAGGCGGCGGGCGGCGCCAAATGGGACGTGGGTCGTGCGCATCTGTCGACCGATCTGGCCTATACCAATTCGGAATATGGCTCGGACGAGTGGAGCTTCGACACGGCCTTTTCCAGGGCGCCGGTCGCCAACGTCAATTTCTTCGTCGACAACGGCGTGTCGTTCGATCTGCCCGGCTTCGACAATACCAACCCCGCCAATTACATCTGGCGCGGTTATTACGAAGCGACCTACCGCGTGCAGGGTAAGGGGTGGCAGTGGCGCACCGACGTCGATCTGGAGACCGACCTGTCGCTGTTCCCCAGGCTGCAGATGGGCGTCCGCTGGACCGATCGCGATGCGTCGCTGAAGCGCGGCAACCGCTATGCCTATACCGAGCCGCTCGCGATCCCGCTGGCCGATGTTCCGGCGGGCCAGCTGGGGCTGACCCAGAATGCGTTCCGCGGCAATCAGGGCTTCACCAGCTGGCTGATGCCGTCGCGCGACGGTATCGCGGGCAATGCGCCGCAGCTTCGCCAATACGCCTTCGATGCGCTCCAGCGGCTGGTGGCGGGCAATCCGGCCGACCAGGGGTATCGCGACGCGCTGAACCGTTTCGCCTCGCCCACGGTCCAGCTCGACCCGCTGGCGGCCTTCTACGCAACCGAACAGACCTATGCCTTTTACGGGCAGGCCAAGTACGAGTTCAACATCGGCTCGGTCCGGTTCGACGGTATGCTCGGTACCCGCGTGGTCAACACGGTGGGCGAGTATAGCGGTATCTCGACGGTGCTGTTCGACGGCGTGCGTCGCAGCGAGGTGCGCACCACCCGCGCCAATTATGTCGACATCCTGCCCAACGTCTCGCTGCGCATCCGGCCCGACGACAAGCTGCAGATCCGCTTCGGCTTCACCAAGACGCGGACCAAGCCCGAATTCGGCCAGCTGAACCCGGCGCTGAACATCGAGCAGAATACCCAGGCGGTCATCCCGAACCAGCCGCTCGACCCGCGCTTCCCGGCGGGCCTGAACACGCGTCCCAACGCCTATGGCAGCGGCGGCAATCCGGACCTGCGTCCGCTGACCTCGAGCAACTATGACGCGACGGTCGAATATTATTTCTCGCCGACCGCGTCGCTGACCGCCGCCGTGTTCTACCGCGATCTCGACGGCTTCATCAGCAATTATGTCAACCGCACCATCGATCCCTTCTACGGCCTGATCGAAATCAACCGGCCGGAAAATGCGGGCAAGGGGCGGATCAAGGGCGTAGAAGTCGGCGGCCAGACCTTCTTCGACTTCCTGCCGGGCCTGTGGAGCGGCTTCGGCGTGCAGGCGAACGTGACCTATCTGGAAGGCAAGCAGCGTTATCCGGCCAATCTGTTCGCCGCGACCGGCGGTACGACCGAGCCGCCCTTCGTGCCGATCACCGGGCTGTCGAAGTGGACGTACAATGTCGCGCTTTTCTATGAGAAGGGTGATGTGTCGACCCGCCTGTCGTTCAACAATCGCGATGCGTTCCTGAACGGCAACTTCATCAACGGCGACGGCTTCTACAATGGCGAGGGCACGACCCGCATCCAGCGGCTCGACTTCGGCTTCAACTATAACCTGACGAAGGAGATCACCATCGCCTTCGACGCCGCCAATCTGCTGGCCAAGCCGTTCAACAATTATCGCAGCTATGGCAACGGCCTGTCCTACCCGCGCGATGTGCGCGACGAGGGGCGTTACTACGGCCTGGGCGTGCGCTTCCGCTTCTGA